The genomic segment AATGCAAAGACACACACCTTGTCTTCTTTTGAGAGGATGCGGTCGATATTCTTGTAAAGCAGTTTCAGGAACATAAAGTGATGGATAATGAGAGAGAGAATAAATCCCGCCGAACCGAGCCAGACGGCGTTTTGCATTGTTGTCTCTGACAACCAGCGAACGGCGAGCCTGCAGAGCATTATCCCGACAATGCTCCAGATAATCCCTGCAAGGACAATTAGAACTCTTTTATCAACTGTCGGGTTGAATCTATCAAAATTGGATCGCATATGTTTTTCCTATGTAAGGGCGAATGGCCATTCGCCCTTACATACAGCAAGTCTATATTATAGGATATGGATTCATGATTCAAGAGACAGGATTTTATGAAAATATTTTAAAAAGCAGGAATGTCACCGCCATTCCCAGGAGCGCGCCGAGAACAACCTCCAGGGGCTTATGAATGCCGGTGCTGACCCTGCTTTGCGCGATAAGGACAGCCATAAGCAGCGCAAGTACGGAAGGCATGAAACTCTCGGTGATAAAGATTACGGCTACCCACATTGAAAAGGCGACCGCGGCATGACCGCTGGGCATTCCCCCTCTTAAAGGCTGCCCCCTGCCAAAAAATGATTTTGCCAGCACTACCAGTATGAGCACCACGATCAGCGAAACAACAGCAATATCGGATTCAGCGTGCTTTGCAATATTGAGCCCGCTGTAAAAGAAATTTTTCACCGGCTCAAAAAGAATAATGTACCCTATGACCGCAGCTCCAAGCGCGGTTATCAGCACCGCTCCGGCGGCCACGTCTTTTATCCATTTTGCCTGTTCATTGTATTCCTTGAATAATACGTCGGTGATTGATTCAACAGCAGTATTGAGCATCTCTATGGCAAGCACAATAATGGATAAGGTAATTAAAATAACAAACTCTGACCAGCTGATGCCGATGGTAAAACTGATAATAAGAATTAGTATGGCAGCGTACAAATGATAACGCATGTGCCGCTGGGTCTTTGCTGCGTGAAGGATGCCTTCAATGGCGTGATTGGCGCTGTCAGCCCATTTTCTTAACGGCATCAAATATCTCCTGTTCTTTTTTTCTCATCATCGCTGCCCTGTACTTTGACTGTTCGTGGTCATATCCGGATAAATGAAGTATGCCGTGGATCAGAAGGCGGTACATCTCATCATAAAAGCTCCACCCGTATTGCTTCGCCTGCAGTTCCGCGCGGGGAATGCTTATGACAATATCTCCAAGTGGGAAGTGGGAAGTAGGAAGTGGGAACTTCTTACTTCTAACTTCTGACTTTTGACTTGTCTGTGGAAATGAGAGCACGTCCGTGCTCTTGTGTTTGCCCCTGTATTGGGCGCTTAACTGCGCCATCTTTTTGTCTCCCACAAAAAGGATGCTTAATTCAGCCGCCGGTTGTCCTGACAATGAGAGTATCGCGCGGGCTGTTTTTATAATCCTTGCTTTATTTAGGGGACGGCGCCTTTGCCGGTTTTGTAAAAGTATTTTCATTCTCTGATTCAAATTCAAAGCCGGGGTAATTAATGCGTTTATGATACATGCTGCTCAGAAGATAGACAAAGTGGGTCTTGATCTCGCGGATGTCTTTAAAAGTCAATTCGCAGTTGTCCAATTGCCCGTCTATGAAACAGTGGTTGATGATCCTGTCAACAAGCATCGCGACCCTTGAGGGCGTGGTATCAGTCAGCACCCTCGATGCGGCTTCGACCGCGTCAGCCATGAGCACGAGCGCCGCGACGCGCGTCTGCGGTTTGGGGCCGGGGTACCTGAAGTCCTCTTCTGTGACAGGGGTATCGATGTCGTGCTGCTCCTTTGCCTTTTGATAAAAGAACGTCTGGATGGAAGTGCCGTGGTGCTGCTGTATGATGTCGATTACCGCCTGGGGGAGTTTATGCTTTTTTGCAAGCTCAGCGCCCTCTTTCACATGAGACAGCAGGATGATACTGCTCATGCGGGGCGTAAGCTTTTCGTGCTTGCTGACGGAGCTTACCTGGTTTTCCACAAAATAGTCCGGCATCTTGACCTTCCCGATGTCGTGGTAATACGCGCTTACCCTCGCAAGCAGGGGGTTGACCCCTACCGCTTCAGCCGCGGTCTCAGCCAGGTTCCCGACTATTATGCTGTGATGATATGTGCCGGGGGCTTCCACCAGGAGTTCATGCATAAGCGGCTGGTTCAGGTCAAGCAGCTCAAGAAGGCTGATGTCCGTTGACAGTTTAAATAAATATTCAAAGACAGGCAGAAGGGCAGACACCAGCGTGGCAACTATGATGCCGTTGAAAAAGGCGGAACTTGTGATCACGAAGGTCTCAAGGGTAAAGAACTGCTCCCTAAAAAGTGCTATAACCAGGGCGGTGGAAAAGCTGACTACGCTGACATAAAAGCCGGCCCGCCAGATCGCTGAGCGCTTTTTACACCTGATCACTCCGAAGGCGCCGGTAAGCCCTGATGCGAATATGAATATGGAAAACAGCGGGTTATTAAGCCATAACCCCGCAAGGAGGCTTGTTATGACCGTAAAGACAATAGCGGTATGGATATCAATTAACAGGGCTGTGAGCATCGCGCCTGTTGCAAGGGGGACCGCGTAAATCGTAAGCGCGGGATCAACGACGCTTACGACCTTTGTAAAACCCTCAAGTATGTAGAAGATGGCGCGCGCAATTATGAGGTTGCCTGATAAAAGCGTCCCGATAAGTATAAGGAGTTTGTAATCATGCTTTATCTGTGGCTTGTACCTGATGAAGTCTTTGTAAAGGATCAGCAGCAGCAGCGCAGTGATAAGGAAAGAGCCTGCTATTGCAGCTATCGGGATGGTCTGCCCCCAGACTAACGAAATATTTAAAACAGCGGCAAACACGATAAGCAGGGACATCTTTAACAGGAAGTTCTTATCGAAACTGAAAAACTGTTTCTTCTGGTCCGGGAGCTTACCGTTTTTCATTGTTTATCACTACGGCTTTTTTCAAACCTTTCATAAGCTTTTACAATTTCCTGGACAAGCCTGTGCCTGACAACGTCTTTGTCGGAGAAATGAATAAAGCATACGCCGTTTATGTCTTTAAGTATCCTTCCGACCTCCACAAGCCCGGACGTCTTTCCCGGCGGCAGGTCGATCTGAGTGATGTCACCGGTAATAACGGTCTTTGAATTAAAGCCCAGCCTTGTCAGGTACATCTTCATCTGCTCGGAGGTCGTATTCTGCGCCTCATCAAGTATTATGAAAGAATCGTTCAGGGTCCTGCCTCTCATGAACGCAAGAGGCGCTATCTCGATGATCCCCTTTTCTATCAGCTGGTATGCCTTCTCCGTCTCCATCATGTCAAAGAGGGCGTCATAAAGCGGCCTGAGGTAGGGATTGACCTTTTCGTACAGATCACCGGGCAGAAAGCCGAGCTTCTCGCCTGCCTCTACAGCGGGCCTCGCCAGGATGATCCTGCTTACCTGTTTATTGAGAAGCGCGTTTATAGCCATTGCCATTGCCAGATATGTCTTGCCTGTGCCGGCAGGGCCTATGCCGATGACCATGTCATACTGTTTTATCGCGTCAATATATTTTTTCTGGGCGTCCGAGCGCGGCACGATGAATTTTTTCTTGGAGGATACGGGGATATTGCTCAGAAAAAACTCTTTCAATGACGAGGGTTCGGCTTCTTGTAGCGGTACGGACCCTGCCTGGTCAGAAAAGTCCTTCGGGGGGGTGTCCTCAAGGGCCTTCAGAGCAAACTTAACATCCTCAGGGCTTATTGTAAAGCCTTTGGAGTTCATCAAATAAAATTCCTTGATAAACCTTTCCGCCTTGTTTACAGACTTTTCACTGCCGTGGAGGAAAACCTTGCTGCCTCTTATTGAGGCCTTGATGCCGAGGGCCTCTTCCATCAATTTCAGGGTACTGTCAAGCCTTCCGTATATGGATGAAAGGTCTTTTTCCTCCCCCAGATCTAATTCGACTTTAACCGTAAGCTTTCTCCTTAAAATCTCTAACCGGGCCTTACCCTCTGTAAGGCTTCTATATTATAAGCAAGTATACCATTAAAATGAATAGCAATAGAAATGCTATTCCCCTCCCCCTCACCCGCGGTAGAGAGGGGAATCACATTATCATCATCGCGTCACCGTATGAGAAAAACCTGTATCCTTCCGTTTGTGCCGCAGCATAAGCCTGTTTCAAAAGCTCAAGTCCCGCGAATGCGGATGTGAGCATCATGGGAGTTGACCGGGGCTGGTGAAAGTTTGTAACAAGCGCGTCAATTATCTTGAAGTTGTACCCCGGGTAAATAAAGATGGATGTCCTTCCCATTAGAAATTCCCCTCTAATAAGAGGGGTTAGGGGTGTGTTATCTTTCTTTTGCCCTTCGCCCTTTGCCCTTTGCTTCCCTACCCCCGACTCCAATGCCCTTGTAACAGTAGTGCCTACCGCGATGACCCTCCTGCCTTCGGCCTTTGCGCGGTTGATGGCCTCCGCGGTTGCCTCCGGGATCTCATAGAATTCTTCATCCATCTTATGCTCGCTAATATCGTTAGCGGTAATAGGTTTAAAAGTTCCGTAGCCAACATAAAGGGTGACTGTTTTTATGTCAACTCCCTTCTCCCTGATGATATTCAGGAGCCTGTCTGTAAAGTGCAAACCAGCCGTGGGGGCCGCGACAGCGCCTTCCTTCTCCGCATAAACGGTCTGATATTTTTCCGCATCCGCCCGGACCGCTTCCCTCTTGATATATGGAGGCAAAGGCATGACGCCGATCTGGGATAAAACATTTTTAATGTCCGTAGGGACGGGTTTTAAACCAGCCCCTGCAAAAGTTACCTTTGCACTTGCCCCGTTACCACGAGACACCGTTGCAATGGCCCCGTTTTCAAGTATCACCTTCCCTTCACGCTGTCCTTTCACCAGAGCTTCCCAGATATTTTTATCAAGCTCTTTCAGAAGCATGATCTCAACCTCCCCGCCTGAAGGTTTTGTTCCGAAAATGCGCGCAGGGATTACTCTTGCGTTATTAAGGACCAGGAGGTCTCCCGGAAGCAGGCAATCAGCGATGTCCCTGAATATCCTGTGCTCGATATTCCCGGAGTTCTTGTGGACCACCATCAGCCTTGAAGAATCGCGTTCAGGCAGGGGGTGCTGCGCTATCTGATCGTGTGATATCTGGTAGTCAAAATCTGTAAGCTTCATGGTGTAGAAAGGAGCTAAGGCACAGAGGAGCAGAGGCACAAAGCAGAAAAAACCTTGTGCTCTGTGCCTTTGGACCTTTGCAACTATTTATTCTTCAACTCGGATCGCAATTCCTCATTATTCTTTATCGTTGTCCCGGGGTAATAATGCGACAGTATCTCCCTGTAGTTCTTGCCCTGCCTCGCCATTTCAAACGCCCCCCACTGGCTCAGCCCGACCCCGTGGCCGTATCCTTTGCCGTCAAAGACAATTTCTGTTTCACCTTTAATGATCTTAAAATCCGTGCTGGGCAGCTCTTTGTATCCGAGCAGCCTGCGGAATTCCGTGGCCTTGATCTCCACCGCGTCTTCATCAGTGATTATTTTAAGCGTCTTGACCCTTTCCGTAGCAGTGTAAGAAGTAATAGCTATGTCCTTCACTCCTTTTATGCCAAGCGCCTTGCTGATATCATCAAAGGTAAATCTCCGCTGCCAGCTTTCATACGGTGTATTTTTGTCATTACACTCTACTGATTTAAGATATGGATAGCTTGCCCTCCAGACTTCTTCGGGCAGTTCCGTATTGCCCTCGCAGGATGCGTGGTAAAGCGCATTTATCGGGCGCTCTTCAAAAATCAGTATCTCGCCCTTTGTTGCCGTCACAGCGCGGGTGACCGACTGATCAATATTATTGCCCCTGTACGCCTGATGGAGTTCGCTTGAGGTCAGGTGAAAGCTTTTTTCCGCGTTCTGGTTTTTAATGAATGTTGCATATGTCCTTGAGATAACGGCCTGGGCCTTCAGCGCTTCAACCTCCCAGTCCTTTCCGACCTCCGAGACAACAACCCCTTCAACGTATTTTTCAAAGGGGAGGTTATTGATAACATAAAGCCCGTGCTCATCCTTTATTATCTCAATGGAGCCTGTATAAGATTGTCCGTTGAAAAACACCTTGCCTGTCAGATCTTCAACCTTCTCGGCCTGTTCGGAAGGCAATGGTTTTCTTGAAGATTCAAGTATCAGGACCTTTATGGTACTGTCGGCAAATGCAGCGGAGTAGAGAACAAAGAAAACAAATAGGAATGTTAAGTACATTTTCATTTAATTTACTTTCTGCCTAAAAAATAAAATATTAAACTCAGGATGACGCTCAGTAATATACTTGTAGCGAGAGGGAAATAGAAAGTGAAATTCTTCCTCTGTATAACAAAGTCTCCCGGAAGCTTACCCAAAAAAGAGAGACCGTCTTTAAATAAGATCAGCAGTCCGCCAATAACCGCTATTATGATACCAGTTGTTAATAGAAATTTTCCTATGTCAGCCATGAAGCTTTTTCAGCTCCCTTTCCTTAATGGCCTGCTCCCTCTCCAGCTTGCTGAAAATACATCCGCAATATCTCTGCCTGTAAAGGGAGAGTTCTTTTGCAAGGCACTTTGACTCCCTGAAATACGGCCTGAAATCTTTCAGATAAAATGAAATATTATATTTTTCGGCAAGCAGTTTGCCCGTAATTGAGATCTGATCAAAATCCTGGTACGGGCTGATAAGCAGGGTTGTTGAAAAAGCGTCAAAGCCTTCTTTACTGGCGGTAGCGGCGGTCCTCTCAAGCCTGAGTGAATAACATGACTTACATCGTTCAGGGAAGAGAGGAACATAATTTAAATCGCTTAGGTCGAACAGTCCGTCCGTATAGATGGATGGCGAACTTTCGATATTAAACATGTCAAAAAAATCTTCGGGCCTGTATTCATCAAGATAAAGCATAGTTATGCGCCAATCATCTGACAGCTTTTTTAAAGAATCAAGGCGCAACTGATATTCTTCAGACGGATGAATATTGGGATTGTACCAGAACCCAGTGAAGTCATGTCCTTCCGCCCGCGTCAACTTGACCGGATAAACAGCGCAATTACTGCAGCAAATGTGAAAAAGGATTTTCATATATGAAAAAGTCACAAAGTGACAGAGGCACAGAGGCACAAAGTTTTTTCTGTCTTTGTGCCTTTGCTACTTTGTGCCTTAGTGCCTAACTTCAAAACAAATCATCGCCTTTTTTCATGCCGAAATGTTCATAGGCCCTTTTTGTCGCGACCCTGCCTCTGGGCGTCCTCTCGATAAAACCCTGCTGAAGAAGGAACGGCTCATACACGTCTTCGATGGTATCTTTCTCTTCCCTGATCGATGCGGCGAGTGTCTCTATCCCGACGGGGCCGCCGCTATATTTTTCGATTATGGCGAGGAGCAGTTTTCTGTCCATTTCGTCAAACCCCAGGTTGTCGACTTCCATCGCAAGGAGCGCGTCTTTTGTAATGTCTAATTCAATTATACCAGTGCCTTTGACCTGGGCAAAGTCCCTTGTGCGCCTGAGCAGCCTGTTTGCGATCCTCGGCGTGCCCCTTGACCTGCCCGCAATCTCTGCTGCCGCGGCTTCTCTTATCTCGGTGTTTAGGATTCTCGCCGAGCGAAGCAGGATATTCTCAAGATTTTTGGGTGTGTAAAAATCCAGCCGGTTGATTATCCCGAATCTGTCCCTTAACGGAGACGTCAGCAGTCCCGTCCTTGTCGTAGCGCCGATGAGCGTGAAGCGGGGCAGATTCAATTTCAGCGACCTCGCGCTTGGGCCCTGTCCGATAATAATATCAAGCTGATAATCCTCCATCGCGGGATAGAGGATCTCCTCTGCCATTCTCGGCAGCCTGTGAATTTCGTCAATGAAAAGGATGTCTTTTTCTCCGAGATTAGTGAGAATGGCGGCAAGGTCGCCCGGCCTCTCAAGCACGGGGCCGGAAGTCACCTTTATATCAGCTCCAAGCTCCGAGGCGATTATGTGGGCTAGCGTTGTCTTGCCAAGCCCCGGAGGCCCGCAGAAAAGGACGTGATCAAGCGCCTCGCCCCTCTGCCTTGCAGCCTGTATAAATATCTTCAGATTTTCCTTAAGCTTGTCCTGCCCGACAAACTCATCAAATGCCCTCGGCCGGATGCTCAGCTCGAAGTTTACGTCCTCGATATTGGCCTCAGATGAAATACTTCTCTGCGGTATGTCTTTCATATTTAAACCGTTATATCCACAGATTTCACAGATTAACACAGATTATTGGAAAAGAAGATGGGAAGATAATGGGAAGATAAGAAGTTAGGCTTAACTTCTCAACCTCTTAACTTCATAACTTCTGATTTCAAGTATCTGAGACATCTGCGTTAATCTGTGGATAATACTTTTTAGTTCCTCTCCCTACTTATTCAAATTTTTTAATGCTTCCCTGATTATATCTTCAATGGCGGCAGAGCCGTTCTTTACGGATGTGTCCACTGCCTGTTCAGCTAATGGTTTTTTATAACCTAAGTTCACAAGGGCTGATATGGCATCTTCAGAGGCGCTTCCCCTGTAGGAAGAACCATCTCCTCCTCCGATATCAAAGGACGGCAGCTTCCCTTTGAGTTCGAGAATAAGCCTTGCGGACGTCTTTTTCCCGAGGCCAGGAATAGTGGAGAGCAGAGAGACATCTTCATTGTTGATCGCGTTAATTAATCTCTGCACCGGCATCCCGGAAAGAATGGCAAGGCCGAGTTTGGGACCGACACCGTTGATCCCAAGGAGGATTGTAAATATCTTCTTTTCCTCTTCCGAAAGAAAGCCAAACAGTTGGAGTACGTCTTCCCTGACATGCATATATGTGTGAAGAAAGACCGGTTCCCCCTGTCCCGGAACATCAGCAAGACTGCTCAACGGGATGCAGACTTGATAGCCGACGCCGTTGACGTCAACAACAATCCCGTCGGTCCTTTTGCTGAGGATTATGCCTTTAAGAGATGCAATCATATTTAATCATTATTGAATACGTGATCATAAACCACGGAGACACTGAGGCACGGAGAGGAGATTTTTTCTCAGTGCCTCTGTGTCTCTGTGGTAATTTTTTAATATTATAGTAATTTATTCCCCGAATGTATATGGCATATGCACAGCGCAAGCGCGTCTGTGCTGTCTTCGCTGCGGGCAGCGGAGTTGAGGTTGAGGATTATCTTCACCATTTGCTGCACCTGCATTTTTTCAGCCCTCCCGTAGCCGGTCAGCGCCATTTTCAATGCGGTCGAGTTGTATTCAAAGACAGGGATGCCATTCTCAGCGGCAAGAAGCAGGACGACCCCGCGCGTGGACCCGAGCGCCAGAGAGGAGCGGATGCTTTTATGATAAAAGATCTTTTCAATGCATAGTTGAGAAGGTTTGTATTCGACAATGATCCCCTTTAGAGAATCATATAGAATTTTAAGGCGTTCAGACAGGGGGTCTTTTTGCTTCATCCGGATCTCGCCCGAGACGACATGAATGAGTCTTCCTGACTTCTGACCGCTTTCTACAATTCCATACCCGCAGCAGACTGTTCCGGGGTCAACGCCGATGATGCGCATTATAACAACCAGGCACAGAGGGACATAGGCACAAAGGCACAAAGATTTAAAGTCATCACGCTCATTTGTTTGCGGTCAACCTCCTGATTAAACTGCCAGGCATGCGTTCTATTTCTCTGCTCTGTTCGTATATATTCTCTGAGCCGTTGCCCATTAGAAACCTGTCACTTTGTGCCTCTGTGCCTTAGCAACTTTGTGCCTTTATTGGATCTTGGCCATTATCTCGTCGGGGATATCAAAGTTCGCGTAGACATTCTGGATATCATCGTGTTCTTCAAGAGCTTCCATTAATTTCAGCATCTTTTCGGCGTCACGGACCTCGAGTTTTATGTAATTTTTGGGAACGAGCGTGATCTCCGACAAACTTAGTGTGATCTTTTTTGCTTCAAGATATTCTTTGACCTTATTTAAATCTTCAGGGGCGGTTATGATTTCATAGTTCTCCTCTTCAGTGTCATTCTTGAAATCTTCTGCTCCTGCGTCCAGCGCGTTGGACATCAATGTGTCTTCATCACCTATTTTCTTGCTCACAAGAATGTAGCCCTTCTTGTCGAAAATCCACCCGACACTGCCTGTCTCACCCATGTTTCCGCCGTGCTTGGAGAGGATGTGCCTGATCTCGGCGACAGTCCTTGTCCTGTTGTCTGTCATGACCTCCATCATTAACGCGACGCCTGCCGGGCCATAGCCCTCATACAATATTTCCTCGTAGTGTACGCCGGGGAGTTCACCGGTGCCCTTCTGTATGGCCCGCTTGATATTGTCGGCAGGCATATTTACTTCCCTCGCTTTTTCAATCACAAGCCTGAGGCGCGCGTTCATATCAGGATTCCCACCGCCAAGCCTTGCGGCAACGCTTAATTCCTTTGAAAGCTTTGAGAAGGCCTTCCCCTTCTTTGAGTCGGTAGCTGCCTTTTTATGTTTGATCTGCGACCATTTCGAGTGTCCGGACATAAGTTGTGTTTCTCTCCTTGTATATGAAATTCTGAAAATATTTTTTTAACTGTCATGCTGAATTTATTTCAGCATCTTCTGTTTAGACCCTGAAACCAGTTCAGGGCGACAAAAGGACATAAAAATTATAAGTGATGGATTTATTGAAAGGCAATAGGAGTATTTTTATTTAATGAGAATGTTTATGTTTTTTTTCATTTCGTTTAATTATGTAGTAGGCGATCAAAACAGCTACAATACCTCCGCCAAATAGGATGATAGCACTTAAGGTCATGTTATCCATTGTCATCCTCCTTTATTTGCTCAAGTTTTTGAGCAATCCAAAATACCACTATCGTAAATAGACAGCCTCCCGACATGAAAAACAAGTTAATCCTTTCAGAGACAAACTGTCCTACTACCAATGCCGTAAATGCGTACTTCCCGATATCATAAAATGCCTTTGCCAGGTTTTCGTATTTTTTCATATGTCCCCCCAAAAGATTTCATGATTAAATGTTAGCAGAAACAATTAAAAACTTCAAAACAAAAAAGGCGTCCCGAACACCGGGACGCCTTTTTAAAATGCTTGTTAAAACAAGTTAGAACTTAAGGGTTACGCCGTGTCTGACTGAGTACGGGTTGTCAGATTTTTCGGTTGCGGAATCATATGCCTTACCGGCCATCAGATATCCTGCTTCTACGAAATAAACGAGGTTTGTATCAAGCTGATACTCTGCCTTTGCGTCAATTTCATATCCGAGCTGCTTTGATTTGTCGGTATTTCCGTTTAAAGCCACTTCCTGCACTGCCCTGAGGAAGTAGAAGTCACCGGAAAGTTTCAAAGCTTCCATCGGCTTTGCGGTAACGCCTGCATTGATATACATGGTATTGTTTAAACCACATGATTTGGTGCCATTTGCGCAAGTCCCGTTTTCACTTCCTGCGCCAGCTACTTTGTAGTCATAGATATAAGTGAAGTACTGCTGGTCGCTAAGCAAGGTATTGAAACCTTCGTCTTTGCCCTCATCGTCACCATTGTCTTTTACCTTGTTACCGCTTCCGTATGCAAAATTGCCTCTTACAGATACTGGGCCAAGCGGGGCTTCAACGCCTACCAGCGCTGCAAAGCCTTGGTGTTTCATTGATGTGTTACCGAATCCATCATCGGCGCTCTCAG from the Nitrospirota bacterium genome contains:
- a CDS encoding diacylglycerol kinase, translating into MPLRKWADSANHAIEGILHAAKTQRHMRYHLYAAILILIISFTIGISWSEFVILITLSIIVLAIEMLNTAVESITDVLFKEYNEQAKWIKDVAAGAVLITALGAAVIGYIILFEPVKNFFYSGLNIAKHAESDIAVVSLIVVLILVVLAKSFFGRGQPLRGGMPSGHAAVAFSMWVAVIFITESFMPSVLALLMAVLIAQSRVSTGIHKPLEVVLGALLGMAVTFLLFKIFS
- the ybeY gene encoding rRNA maturation RNase YbeY; the protein is MSGQPAAELSILFVGDKKMAQLSAQYRGKHKSTDVLSFPQTSQKSEVRSKKFPLPTSHFPLGDIVISIPRAELQAKQYGWSFYDEMYRLLIHGILHLSGYDHEQSKYRAAMMRKKEQEIFDAVKKMG
- a CDS encoding HDIG domain-containing protein, coding for MKNGKLPDQKKQFFSFDKNFLLKMSLLIVFAAVLNISLVWGQTIPIAAIAGSFLITALLLLILYKDFIRYKPQIKHDYKLLILIGTLLSGNLIIARAIFYILEGFTKVVSVVDPALTIYAVPLATGAMLTALLIDIHTAIVFTVITSLLAGLWLNNPLFSIFIFASGLTGAFGVIRCKKRSAIWRAGFYVSVVSFSTALVIALFREQFFTLETFVITSSAFFNGIIVATLVSALLPVFEYLFKLSTDISLLELLDLNQPLMHELLVEAPGTYHHSIIVGNLAETAAEAVGVNPLLARVSAYYHDIGKVKMPDYFVENQVSSVSKHEKLTPRMSSIILLSHVKEGAELAKKHKLPQAVIDIIQQHHGTSIQTFFYQKAKEQHDIDTPVTEEDFRYPGPKPQTRVAALVLMADAVEAASRVLTDTTPSRVAMLVDRIINHCFIDGQLDNCELTFKDIREIKTHFVYLLSSMYHKRINYPGFEFESENENTFTKPAKAPSPK
- a CDS encoding PhoH family protein, with amino-acid sequence MEEALGIKASIRGSKVFLHGSEKSVNKAERFIKEFYLMNSKGFTISPEDVKFALKALEDTPPKDFSDQAGSVPLQEAEPSSLKEFFLSNIPVSSKKKFIVPRSDAQKKYIDAIKQYDMVIGIGPAGTGKTYLAMAMAINALLNKQVSRIILARPAVEAGEKLGFLPGDLYEKVNPYLRPLYDALFDMMETEKAYQLIEKGIIEIAPLAFMRGRTLNDSFIILDEAQNTTSEQMKMYLTRLGFNSKTVITGDITQIDLPPGKTSGLVEVGRILKDINGVCFIHFSDKDVVRHRLVQEIVKAYERFEKSRSDKQ
- the queA gene encoding tRNA preQ1(34) S-adenosylmethionine ribosyltransferase-isomerase QueA; translated protein: MKLTDFDYQISHDQIAQHPLPERDSSRLMVVHKNSGNIEHRIFRDIADCLLPGDLLVLNNARVIPARIFGTKPSGGEVEIMLLKELDKNIWEALVKGQREGKVILENGAIATVSRGNGASAKVTFAGAGLKPVPTDIKNVLSQIGVMPLPPYIKREAVRADAEKYQTVYAEKEGAVAAPTAGLHFTDRLLNIIREKGVDIKTVTLYVGYGTFKPITANDISEHKMDEEFYEIPEATAEAINRAKAEGRRVIAVGTTVTRALESGVGKQRAKGEGQKKDNTPLTPLIRGEFLMGRTSIFIYPGYNFKIIDALVTNFHQPRSTPMMLTSAFAGLELLKQAYAAAQTEGYRFFSYGDAMMIM
- a CDS encoding SpoIID/LytB domain-containing protein, with protein sequence MKMYLTFLFVFFVLYSAAFADSTIKVLILESSRKPLPSEQAEKVEDLTGKVFFNGQSYTGSIEIIKDEHGLYVINNLPFEKYVEGVVVSEVGKDWEVEALKAQAVISRTYATFIKNQNAEKSFHLTSSELHQAYRGNNIDQSVTRAVTATKGEILIFEERPINALYHASCEGNTELPEEVWRASYPYLKSVECNDKNTPYESWQRRFTFDDISKALGIKGVKDIAITSYTATERVKTLKIITDEDAVEIKATEFRRLLGYKELPSTDFKIIKGETEIVFDGKGYGHGVGLSQWGAFEMARQGKNYREILSHYYPGTTIKNNEELRSELKNK
- a CDS encoding DUF2905 domain-containing protein gives rise to the protein MADIGKFLLTTGIIIAVIGGLLILFKDGLSFLGKLPGDFVIQRKNFTFYFPLATSILLSVILSLIFYFLGRK
- a CDS encoding epoxyqueuosine reductase QueH, with protein sequence MKILFHICCSNCAVYPVKLTRAEGHDFTGFWYNPNIHPSEEYQLRLDSLKKLSDDWRITMLYLDEYRPEDFFDMFNIESSPSIYTDGLFDLSDLNYVPLFPERCKSCYSLRLERTAATASKEGFDAFSTTLLISPYQDFDQISITGKLLAEKYNISFYLKDFRPYFRESKCLAKELSLYRQRYCGCIFSKLEREQAIKERELKKLHG
- the ruvB gene encoding Holliday junction branch migration DNA helicase RuvB; amino-acid sequence: MKDIPQRSISSEANIEDVNFELSIRPRAFDEFVGQDKLKENLKIFIQAARQRGEALDHVLFCGPPGLGKTTLAHIIASELGADIKVTSGPVLERPGDLAAILTNLGEKDILFIDEIHRLPRMAEEILYPAMEDYQLDIIIGQGPSARSLKLNLPRFTLIGATTRTGLLTSPLRDRFGIINRLDFYTPKNLENILLRSARILNTEIREAAAAEIAGRSRGTPRIANRLLRRTRDFAQVKGTGIIELDITKDALLAMEVDNLGFDEMDRKLLLAIIEKYSGGPVGIETLAASIREEKDTIEDVYEPFLLQQGFIERTPRGRVATKRAYEHFGMKKGDDLF
- the ruvA gene encoding Holliday junction branch migration protein RuvA; the encoded protein is MIASLKGIILSKRTDGIVVDVNGVGYQVCIPLSSLADVPGQGEPVFLHTYMHVREDVLQLFGFLSEEEKKIFTILLGINGVGPKLGLAILSGMPVQRLINAINNEDVSLLSTIPGLGKKTSARLILELKGKLPSFDIGGGDGSSYRGSASEDAISALVNLGYKKPLAEQAVDTSVKNGSAAIEDIIREALKNLNK
- the ruvC gene encoding crossover junction endodeoxyribonuclease RuvC — translated: MRIIGVDPGTVCCGYGIVESGQKSGRLIHVVSGEIRMKQKDPLSERLKILYDSLKGIIVEYKPSQLCIEKIFYHKSIRSSLALGSTRGVVLLLAAENGIPVFEYNSTALKMALTGYGRAEKMQVQQMVKIILNLNSAARSEDSTDALALCICHIHSGNKLL
- a CDS encoding YebC/PmpR family DNA-binding transcriptional regulator gives rise to the protein MSGHSKWSQIKHKKAATDSKKGKAFSKLSKELSVAARLGGGNPDMNARLRLVIEKAREVNMPADNIKRAIQKGTGELPGVHYEEILYEGYGPAGVALMMEVMTDNRTRTVAEIRHILSKHGGNMGETGSVGWIFDKKGYILVSKKIGDEDTLMSNALDAGAEDFKNDTEEENYEIITAPEDLNKVKEYLEAKKITLSLSEITLVPKNYIKLEVRDAEKMLKLMEALEEHDDIQNVYANFDIPDEIMAKIQ